The DNA segment CAAATCCTACTGAATTTGGATTTATTTTTATTGCATCGGAAATATGAGCGGTATTCATTTTTGTGGTAAACTTCAGTGTTTTGTTCCCTTCTAAATAATCCACTTTAGTCATCGAAGAATAAAAGTCTGCTGCGGTAAAACTCATTACCAACATCAGAACAAATATTCCAACAGTATATAGAAATTTTTTCATCTTCTTAATTTGTATTTAGTTTTGCTCAAATATGATGCCACTAAAAGTTAACGTCTACCGAGTATTTATCATAGAAAGCTTTAATATGGGAAACAGCTTCATCTGCAGTATCCACTACCCGGTATAAATCCAGATTTGTTTCAGAGATCATTCCATTTTCCAACAAAGTGCCTCTGAACCAATCCAAAAGACCGGACCAAAATTTAGAACCCACAAGAACAATCGGGAACCGGCCGATTTTATGAGTTTGAATGAGCGTTAATGCTTCCATTAATTCATCCAGTGTGCCAAATCCTCCTGGCATTACGATAAAACCCTGGGAATATTTCACAAACATTACTTTTCGAACAAAGAAATAATCGAAATCAATGTTGTAGCCTTTATCAATAAAAGGATTAAAATGCTGTTCAAAAGGAAGGTCGATATTCAAACCAATTGACTTGCCACCACCTTGGTGTGCACCTTTGTTTCCAGCTTCCATAATTCCAGGACCACCTCCTGTGATCACTCCAAATCCGATTTCTGTAATTTTCTCTGCGATTTCAGTAGCTAAAAGATATTGTGGATCATCTTGTTTTGTTCTCGCAGACCCAAATATAGATACGCAAGGTCCTATTTTCGCCATCTTTTCGTAACCGTCAACAAATTCTGCCATGATTTTGAAAACCATCCAGCTGTCTTTGGTAACGGTCTCATCCCATGTTTTTTCTTTAAAAGAATTTTGGACTTTTTGATCAATTTCGAAGGGATTCCCAGCCACCATT comes from the Chryseobacterium sp. SNU WT5 genome and includes:
- a CDS encoding TIGR00730 family Rossman fold protein, yielding MVAGNPFEIDQKVQNSFKEKTWDETVTKDSWMVFKIMAEFVDGYEKMAKIGPCVSIFGSARTKQDDPQYLLATEIAEKITEIGFGVITGGGPGIMEAGNKGAHQGGGKSIGLNIDLPFEQHFNPFIDKGYNIDFDYFFVRKVMFVKYSQGFIVMPGGFGTLDELMEALTLIQTHKIGRFPIVLVGSKFWSGLLDWFRGTLLENGMISETNLDLYRVVDTADEAVSHIKAFYDKYSVDVNF